The Flaviramulus sp. BrNp1-15 genome has a window encoding:
- a CDS encoding sugar transferase, with translation MIKRSFDVVFSLIGLIVLSPILLIIAILIKLDSKGPVLFIQGRVGKNNKDFNIYKFRTMRIASENKGLLTLGNNDSRITKIGYFLRRYKIDEFPQLINILKGDMSFVGPRPELRYYVNFYNEDDMTIFKVRPGITGLASLKYRNEVELLKAAKDPEDFFINTIIPDKLKFNKEYIKKQNFFFDLKLILITIIKVISK, from the coding sequence ATGATTAAACGCAGTTTCGATGTTGTTTTTTCATTAATCGGGCTTATTGTCTTATCTCCTATTCTACTTATTATTGCGATTCTAATTAAATTAGACTCGAAAGGTCCTGTTTTATTTATACAAGGAAGAGTTGGTAAAAACAATAAAGATTTCAATATTTATAAATTCAGAACCATGCGTATTGCTTCTGAAAATAAAGGATTGCTTACACTTGGAAATAATGATTCACGAATTACAAAAATAGGCTACTTTTTAAGACGATATAAAATTGACGAATTTCCACAGCTTATAAACATTCTAAAAGGTGATATGAGTTTTGTTGGTCCTAGACCAGAATTACGCTATTATGTTAACTTTTACAATGAAGATGATATGACTATATTTAAAGTAAGACCAGGTATAACTGGGCTTGCTTCATTAAAATATAGAAATGAAGTAGAGCTTTTAAAAGCCGCTAAAGATCCTGAAGATTTTTTTATAAATACAATTATTCCTGATAAATTAAAGTTTAACAAAGAGTATATAAAAAAGCAAAACTTCTTTTTCGACTTAAAACTTATACTAATCACCATCATCAAGGTTATTTCTAAATAA
- the aroB gene encoding 3-dehydroquinate synthase: MDSITANDSVIHFNNKCYTALNKHIEESNFSKIFILVDENTHQYCLPHFLDRLETNLIIEIIEIESGEINKTIDTCVGVWNTLSELDADRKSLMINIGGGVITDLGGFVACTFKRGIAYINVPTSLLSMVDASVGGKTGVDLGHLKNQIGVISNPNLVLIDTKYLDTLPQNQMRSGLAEMLKHGLITGENYWNKFQDLSKLSLDDLDTLIHESVLIKKHVVEEDPYENGLRKTLNFGHTLGHAIESYFLSNDNKTTLLHGEAIVIGMILASYISTELTGFPKSKRDEIKDLLIGYYGKVKIEENDLQPIIDLLKYDKKNNHGNINFVLLESIGKPKIDCLVENDIIIEAFEFYAS, from the coding sequence ATGGATTCTATTACAGCCAATGATAGTGTAATTCATTTTAACAACAAATGCTATACTGCTTTAAATAAGCATATTGAAGAAAGTAATTTTTCAAAAATTTTTATTCTAGTTGACGAAAACACACATCAATATTGTTTACCTCATTTTTTAGATAGATTAGAAACTAATTTAATTATTGAAATTATTGAAATTGAATCTGGTGAGATAAATAAAACCATTGATACTTGTGTAGGAGTTTGGAATACACTTTCTGAACTTGATGCAGATAGAAAAAGTTTAATGATTAATATTGGTGGTGGTGTAATAACAGATTTGGGTGGTTTTGTTGCTTGTACTTTTAAACGAGGTATTGCATATATTAATGTTCCTACTTCTCTACTTTCTATGGTAGATGCTTCTGTGGGAGGAAAAACCGGTGTAGATTTAGGACATTTAAAAAATCAAATTGGGGTAATAAGTAATCCTAATCTTGTTTTAATTGATACTAAATATTTAGATACACTACCGCAAAATCAAATGCGTTCTGGTTTAGCAGAAATGCTTAAACATGGTTTAATTACTGGAGAAAATTATTGGAACAAGTTTCAAGATTTATCTAAACTATCATTAGATGATTTAGACACGTTAATACATGAATCCGTACTTATTAAGAAACATGTTGTAGAAGAGGATCCTTATGAAAATGGATTAAGAAAAACTTTAAATTTTGGTCATACGCTTGGGCACGCTATAGAATCTTATTTTTTAAGTAATGATAACAAAACAACTTTGCTACATGGTGAAGCTATTGTTATAGGAATGATTTTAGCGAGTTACATTTCAACAGAATTAACTGGATTTCCTAAATCCAAAAGAGATGAAATTAAAGACTTACTGATTGGATACTACGGAAAAGTAAAAATTGAAGAAAATGACTTGCAACCAATAATAGATTTACTTAAATACGATAAGAAGAACAATCATGGCAATATCAACTTTGTCCTTTTAGAATCGATAGGTAAACCTAAAATAGATTGTTTAGTGGAAAATGATATTATAATAGAAGCCTTTGAGTTTTATGCTAGTTAA
- a CDS encoding outer membrane beta-barrel protein: MIKKSITYFLFLFSSFCISQEYSITGNLEDINNNPIAYANVVLLELEDSIPVEGTTSDDSGNFTFNHINKGVYLLKISFLGFEEYNSQINLDKNIVLETIILKENLQELEDVTVVAKRPTIKRMVDRLVFNVENSTLSNNNVLDVLKQTPGVLVYDGKITVKQSTPVVYINDRRVHLSSSEVQQLLEGTSAGNAKSIEVITNPPAKYEAEGGAVLNIVTSKNIVAGYNGSVFGNYKQGSEFPKYTFGTSHFFKAKKLNTYLNYSVSPRKDYRNNTEYVNFIENDEFTTSWETDYKRVRRSENHNINANIDYDIDDNNQIGFSTNMLVVPREGTKTNINSLTEVFDANKNLDSTFFTNNRAVDETFNFAFTLDYTHRFKKEGEKLSVSLHNTYYDSSNFQDVNTDYNLPDQTLLRTNKFQTFTSQEIKLYTGQVDYELPINDSSQFEAGLKVSNINSTSILDQFIFKNDVKEEDLDNSDTFLYDELNYAAYTSYSKDWDKWSLKLGLRTELTDIKGNSISTNLVNSNNYIKFFPSLHVLNRINDKNEIYFNYKKRIYRPRYSQLNPFKFFLNDNTYVTGDPNLKPQIDDVFTLGYTFNQKFTFEAYYRYEDDPAIEIMFQDNENKTLKNINTNIDNSVSYGLDFMTFTGIVNNWDLYVLSSVFYYDNKFFAIESNNQLYNTEKWSVYAQIINYISLLKDKSLNAEISYLYISPFIEGASEVGVRSSLDINFRKILWNNRASISLGIVDVFNKQNFTETTKYLNQDALLKSRMENRLFTFGFNYKFGNFRLNINKKEIELNERDRLDNN, from the coding sequence ATGATTAAAAAATCTATTACCTACTTTTTATTTTTATTTTCATCGTTTTGTATTTCACAAGAATATAGTATTACTGGAAACTTAGAAGACATTAACAATAATCCTATAGCATATGCTAATGTTGTGTTGTTAGAATTAGAAGATTCTATTCCTGTTGAAGGTACAACTAGTGATGATTCTGGTAATTTTACGTTTAATCATATAAACAAAGGTGTTTACCTATTAAAAATCAGTTTTTTAGGTTTTGAAGAATATAATTCTCAAATTAATCTGGATAAAAATATAGTTTTAGAAACTATTATCCTTAAAGAAAATTTACAAGAACTTGAAGATGTAACTGTTGTAGCAAAACGCCCAACTATAAAACGAATGGTGGATAGGTTGGTTTTTAATGTAGAAAATTCAACGCTGTCTAATAATAATGTTTTAGATGTACTTAAACAAACTCCAGGGGTTTTAGTTTATGATGGTAAAATAACCGTTAAGCAATCAACACCAGTAGTTTATATAAACGATAGAAGAGTTCATTTGTCATCAAGTGAAGTACAACAACTTCTTGAAGGTACTTCTGCAGGTAATGCAAAATCTATTGAAGTTATTACAAACCCTCCTGCTAAATATGAGGCTGAGGGTGGCGCAGTTTTAAATATAGTAACCAGTAAAAACATTGTCGCGGGTTATAACGGTAGTGTTTTTGGTAATTATAAACAAGGTTCAGAATTTCCTAAATACACTTTTGGAACCAGTCATTTTTTTAAAGCGAAAAAATTAAATACTTACCTTAATTATAGTGTAAGCCCAAGAAAAGACTATCGAAACAATACTGAATATGTAAATTTTATAGAGAATGATGAATTTACAACGAGTTGGGAAACCGATTATAAACGCGTAAGAAGATCTGAAAACCATAATATTAACGCGAATATTGATTATGATATTGATGATAATAATCAAATAGGTTTTTCAACCAATATGTTAGTTGTTCCAAGAGAAGGAACAAAAACTAATATTAATTCACTAACAGAGGTTTTTGATGCTAACAAAAATTTAGATTCCACATTTTTTACTAACAACAGGGCAGTAGACGAAACGTTTAATTTTGCTTTTACATTAGATTATACGCATAGATTTAAAAAAGAAGGTGAGAAGTTGTCCGTTAGTTTGCACAATACCTACTATGATTCTTCAAATTTTCAAGATGTAAATACAGATTACAATTTACCAGACCAAACCTTACTGAGAACTAATAAATTTCAAACATTTACTAGTCAGGAAATTAAATTATATACCGGACAGGTAGATTATGAATTACCTATAAATGATTCGTCTCAGTTTGAAGCTGGATTAAAAGTGTCTAATATAAACTCTACAAGTATTTTAGATCAGTTTATATTTAAAAATGATGTTAAAGAAGAAGACTTAGATAATTCTGATACGTTTCTTTATGATGAACTTAATTATGCGGCTTATACAAGTTATTCCAAAGATTGGGACAAATGGAGTTTAAAGTTGGGTTTAAGAACTGAATTAACGGATATAAAAGGGAATTCAATATCTACTAACTTAGTAAATAGCAACAATTATATAAAGTTTTTCCCGTCGTTACATGTATTAAATAGAATAAATGATAAAAACGAAATTTACTTTAATTATAAAAAACGCATCTATCGCCCAAGATATAGTCAGTTAAACCCATTTAAGTTTTTTCTAAATGATAATACTTATGTAACCGGCGACCCTAATTTGAAGCCGCAAATTGATGATGTTTTTACTTTAGGTTATACATTTAATCAGAAATTCACTTTTGAGGCTTATTATAGATATGAGGATGATCCTGCTATTGAAATTATGTTCCAAGATAATGAGAATAAAACGCTTAAAAATATAAACACAAATATTGATAATAGTGTTTCCTATGGTCTAGACTTTATGACTTTTACAGGTATTGTAAACAATTGGGATTTATATGTTTTATCATCTGTTTTTTATTATGATAATAAATTCTTTGCGATTGAAAGCAATAATCAATTATACAACACAGAGAAATGGAGTGTATATGCACAAATAATTAATTATATATCTTTATTAAAGGATAAAAGTTTAAACGCTGAAATATCATATTTATATATTTCCCCTTTTATTGAAGGCGCTTCAGAAGTTGGTGTACGATCTAGCCTAGATATAAACTTTAGAAAAATATTATGGAATAACAGAGCTTCAATAAGTTTAGGAATTGTTGATGTTTTTAACAAGCAAAACTTTACTGAAACTACAAAGTATTTAAACCAAGATGCATTACTTAAATCTAGAATGGAAAATAGGTTATTTACGTTCGGTTTTAATTATAAATTTGGGAACTTTAGATTAAATATCAACAAAAAAGAAATTGAATTAAATGAACGAGATAGATTAGATAATAATTAA
- a CDS encoding polysaccharide biosynthesis protein: protein MEKSTSKQIDQLLIDSGLFHSNKKVKKLSNKFDFSNETILVTGAAGSIGSELTKQLVKNNYKKLILIDIAESPLYHLIKDLEFKNINDAEFKILNICEKESLTRLFEVYKPTIIFHAAAYKHVPLMESNPYEAVKTNILATKFLADLSVEYGVKKFIFISTDKAVNPINVMGISKFIAESYLNSLPNNNTLFITTRFGNILGSNGSVLQLLKKQIETNCPITITNKTVSRYFINEQKACSLILKIANSDNLESQVFTFNMGEPIRIMHLVERLLALYKIPKDNIEIKTTGLRPGEKLHEDIISNDEELVNTSYEDILIVKKNNKSKNKIIDFTQLLNISPYMANSEIKSILKSYL from the coding sequence ATGGAAAAATCAACCTCCAAGCAAATAGACCAGTTATTGATTGATTCTGGTTTGTTTCATTCTAATAAAAAAGTAAAAAAATTAAGTAATAAGTTCGATTTTTCAAATGAAACCATTTTAGTAACTGGTGCAGCTGGTTCTATAGGTAGTGAGCTAACTAAACAACTGGTAAAAAACAACTATAAAAAACTCATTCTTATTGATATTGCAGAGTCTCCTCTCTATCATCTTATAAAAGATTTAGAATTTAAAAATATTAATGATGCAGAGTTTAAGATTCTTAACATATGCGAAAAAGAATCTCTTACTAGACTTTTTGAAGTTTATAAACCTACAATTATTTTTCACGCTGCTGCTTATAAACATGTTCCTTTAATGGAATCGAACCCTTATGAAGCTGTAAAAACTAATATTTTGGCTACTAAATTTTTAGCAGACTTATCAGTTGAATATGGTGTTAAAAAATTTATATTTATTTCTACAGATAAAGCAGTAAACCCAATAAATGTTATGGGAATATCAAAATTTATTGCTGAAAGCTATTTGAATTCTTTACCTAATAATAATACTTTATTCATTACAACAAGATTCGGAAACATATTAGGTTCCAACGGTTCTGTACTTCAATTATTAAAAAAACAAATAGAAACCAATTGCCCAATTACTATAACAAACAAAACCGTATCTAGATATTTTATTAATGAACAAAAAGCTTGTTCACTCATATTAAAAATTGCAAATTCAGATAATCTGGAAAGCCAAGTTTTTACTTTTAATATGGGAGAACCAATAAGAATTATGCATTTGGTTGAAAGACTACTAGCACTTTACAAAATACCAAAAGACAACATTGAAATTAAAACAACAGGTTTACGTCCTGGTGAAAAACTTCATGAAGACATAATTTCAAATGATGAAGAGCTAGTTAATACAAGTTATGAAGATATTTTAATTGTTAAGAAAAATAATAAATCAAAAAATAAAATTATTGATTTTACCCAATTATTAAATATTTCACCTTACATGGCTAATTCTGAAATTAAGTCTATTTTGAAGAGCTATTTATAA
- a CDS encoding alanine dehydrogenase, which translates to MSKSLSPFTKQQLLPQEETLEIFKGKGELFIGIPKETAFQEKRVCLTPDAVYALVSNGHRVLLESGAGEGANFSDKDYSEAGAEISKDTAKVFSCPMILKVEPPTLEQIKLLNPQTILISALQIKTQTKKYFEALASKRITALAFEFIRDSDGSYPAVKSLSEIAGTASVLIASELLSDTKDGNGLMFGNISGVPPLEVVILGAGTVGEFAARSSIGLGANVKVFDNSITKLRRIQTHLGRPIFTSTIQPKNLNKALKRCDVVIGAVRGVNRSPIVVSETMVESMKKGAIIIDVSIDMGGCFETSEVTTHKKPTFIKHNVVHYCVPNILARYPRTSSVSISNIFTPYLLKIAEDGGIENSLRFDRGLKNGLYFYHGILTSKSVGEWFDLDYSDANLLIF; encoded by the coding sequence ATGTCTAAATCGCTTTCACCTTTTACCAAGCAACAACTTTTACCACAAGAAGAAACTTTAGAAATTTTTAAAGGAAAAGGAGAATTATTTATAGGAATTCCTAAAGAAACTGCTTTTCAGGAAAAACGTGTTTGTTTAACACCAGATGCTGTATATGCTTTGGTAAGTAATGGTCATAGAGTATTGTTGGAGTCTGGCGCTGGCGAAGGTGCAAATTTTAGTGATAAAGATTATAGTGAAGCGGGTGCAGAAATATCAAAAGATACTGCTAAAGTATTTTCTTGCCCGATGATTTTAAAAGTTGAGCCACCTACTTTAGAACAAATAAAGCTTTTAAATCCGCAAACCATTTTAATTTCGGCACTACAAATAAAAACACAAACAAAAAAATATTTTGAAGCCCTTGCGTCTAAACGCATTACAGCTTTAGCTTTTGAATTTATTAGAGACTCTGATGGTAGTTATCCAGCAGTGAAATCGTTAAGTGAAATTGCTGGTACTGCATCTGTTTTAATCGCCTCAGAATTGTTGTCCGATACTAAAGATGGAAACGGATTAATGTTTGGAAATATTAGTGGTGTGCCTCCATTAGAAGTTGTTATTTTAGGAGCGGGTACCGTTGGTGAGTTTGCAGCAAGAAGCTCAATTGGTTTAGGTGCCAATGTAAAAGTATTTGATAATTCTATCACAAAATTAAGACGCATACAAACGCATTTAGGTCGACCAATTTTCACTTCTACAATTCAACCCAAAAACTTAAACAAAGCTCTTAAGCGATGTGATGTGGTAATTGGTGCTGTACGAGGCGTAAATAGATCGCCTATTGTCGTTTCTGAAACCATGGTAGAGTCTATGAAAAAAGGTGCTATTATTATTGATGTAAGTATTGATATGGGTGGTTGTTTTGAAACTAGCGAAGTTACTACGCATAAGAAACCTACATTTATTAAGCATAATGTAGTACATTATTGTGTGCCAAATATTTTAGCCAGATATCCTCGAACATCATCTGTTTCGATAAGTAATATTTTTACGCCTTATTTATTAAAAATTGCTGAAGATGGCGGCATAGAAAATTCTTTAAGATTTGACAGAGGTTTAAAAAATGGGTTGTATTTTTACCACGGAATTTTAACAAGTAAATCTGTTGGTGAATGGTTTGATTTAGATTATAGCGATGCAAATTTGCTTATATTTTAA
- a CDS encoding proline dehydrogenase family protein: MNTDLIFDNTEIAFSLKSDSELERAYFLFKMISIEPLVRIGTAATNFAIKANLPIEGLIRSTVFDHFCGGVNEEDCLPVIEKMYTKGVSSVLDYSVEGKANEKDFDAARDMIIKIIEFAKDNDAMPIAVFKPTGFGRLGLYEKIGKGETLSENEKEEWNNVFNRFDAVCRKAKEHDVAVLIDAEESWMQDACDNLVTDMMQKYNTEKAIVFNTLQMYRHDRIAFLEEEHKKAKAQNYFLGYKLVRGAYMEKENERAEEKGYPTPICESKFATDQNFNNAVKYMMNNLDCMSLFAGTHNEDSSYLLMRLMEELGLENNDSRIWSGQLYGMSDHISFNLANKGYNVAKYIPFGPVKDVMPYLIRRAEENTSVAGQTGRELALLTREKKRRKSL; the protein is encoded by the coding sequence ATGAACACAGATTTAATTTTTGACAACACAGAGATAGCCTTCTCTTTGAAAAGTGATTCTGAATTAGAACGCGCTTATTTTTTGTTTAAAATGATTTCCATAGAACCTTTGGTTAGAATTGGAACTGCAGCTACAAATTTTGCAATAAAAGCTAATTTACCCATTGAAGGACTTATACGATCTACAGTTTTTGATCATTTTTGTGGTGGAGTAAATGAAGAAGATTGCTTACCGGTTATTGAAAAAATGTATACTAAAGGCGTAAGTTCTGTTTTAGATTATTCGGTAGAAGGTAAGGCAAATGAAAAAGATTTTGATGCTGCCAGAGATATGATAATTAAAATAATAGAATTTGCTAAAGATAATGATGCAATGCCTATTGCTGTTTTTAAACCAACAGGATTTGGTCGTTTAGGTTTATATGAAAAAATAGGTAAAGGTGAAACCCTTTCTGAAAATGAAAAAGAAGAATGGAATAATGTGTTTAATCGATTTGATGCTGTTTGTAGAAAAGCTAAAGAACACGATGTGGCTGTATTAATTGATGCTGAAGAAAGTTGGATGCAAGATGCCTGTGACAATCTTGTTACAGATATGATGCAAAAATACAATACCGAAAAAGCTATTGTTTTTAATACTTTACAGATGTATAGACATGATAGAATAGCTTTTTTAGAAGAAGAACATAAAAAAGCAAAAGCTCAAAATTATTTTCTTGGTTATAAATTAGTTCGTGGTGCATATATGGAGAAAGAAAATGAGAGAGCAGAAGAAAAAGGATACCCTACACCTATTTGTGAGAGTAAATTTGCAACAGACCAGAACTTCAATAACGCAGTAAAATATATGATGAATAATTTAGATTGTATGTCATTATTTGCAGGAACGCATAATGAAGATAGTTCTTATCTGCTAATGCGTTTAATGGAGGAATTAGGACTTGAAAACAATGATTCGAGAATATGGTCTGGACAGTTGTATGGAATGAGTGATCACATTAGTTTTAATTTAGCTAATAAAGGTTATAATGTAGCAAAATACATTCCTTTTGGTCCGGTAAAAGATGTTATGCCATATTTAATTAGAAGGGCAGAGGAGAACACATCTGTAGCAGGACAAACAGGACGTGAATTAGCGCTGTTAACAAGAGAAAAGAAAAGAAGAAAGAGTTTATAA